The proteins below come from a single Pseudodesulfovibrio sp. JC047 genomic window:
- a CDS encoding NAD(P)H-dependent glycerol-3-phosphate dehydrogenase, translated as MKIAVLGAGAWGTTLADMLAKNNVNTTLWAREPEVVTAIRKNRENTTFLPGVTLSEKLNVESDPEIAFAEADYFLVVIPSQFIRPALEGFRDILPDNPVIVCASKGIELDTLAPMSRVVAESLEGKRPRYASLSGPSFAAEVSADMPTSVSLGCEDHELGRELQEAFSTPYFRVYFTPDYRGVELGGAVKNVIAIAAGMADGLNFGHDARAALITRGLAELSRLGEAMGGQERTFMGLSGMGDLVLTCTGDLSRNRQVGLKLGQGQKLNDIINDMHAVAEGVKTTKSLHDLSQKLGVELPITDQVYKILYEDKDPAQATRDLMNRNLKDE; from the coding sequence ATGAAAATAGCAGTTCTGGGCGCAGGCGCATGGGGTACCACCCTGGCCGACATGCTCGCAAAGAACAATGTCAATACAACCCTGTGGGCACGTGAACCAGAAGTGGTCACCGCCATTCGAAAAAACCGGGAAAACACCACGTTTCTGCCGGGTGTCACCCTGTCCGAAAAACTCAACGTCGAATCCGACCCCGAAATCGCCTTTGCCGAAGCCGATTACTTTCTGGTCGTCATTCCGAGTCAGTTCATCCGACCAGCCCTTGAAGGATTCCGCGACATCCTGCCGGACAACCCGGTTATCGTCTGCGCATCCAAGGGCATCGAACTGGATACTCTGGCCCCCATGTCCCGTGTCGTCGCCGAATCACTCGAAGGGAAACGCCCCCGTTACGCCTCGTTATCCGGCCCGTCCTTTGCCGCCGAGGTATCCGCTGACATGCCCACCTCAGTCTCGCTGGGATGTGAGGATCACGAACTTGGCCGCGAATTGCAGGAAGCCTTTTCCACCCCGTATTTCCGCGTCTATTTCACCCCCGATTATCGCGGTGTGGAGCTGGGTGGCGCGGTCAAGAACGTCATTGCCATTGCAGCCGGCATGGCCGATGGTCTCAACTTCGGGCACGATGCCAGAGCCGCACTCATTACCAGAGGACTGGCCGAACTGAGCCGTCTGGGAGAAGCCATGGGCGGTCAGGAACGGACCTTCATGGGACTTTCCGGCATGGGCGATCTGGTCCTGACCTGCACCGGCGACCTGTCTCGCAACCGACAAGTGGGCCTGAAACTCGGACAAGGACAAAAACTCAACGACATCATCAATGACATGCACGCGGTGGCTGAAGGCGTCAAAACCACCAAGTCCCTGCATGACCTGTCACAAAAACTCGGCGTGGAATTGCCCATCACCGATCAAGTGTATAAGATACTCTATGAGGACAAAGACCCGGCCCAGGCCACTCGCGACCTGATGAACCGGAACCTGAAAGACGAATAA
- a CDS encoding Lrp/AsnC family transcriptional regulator, whose amino-acid sequence MAIQFTETEERILALAGTDLPDTEQPFKTIAETVGVDEQDVLNLLADLKERKIIRRFGATLRHQQAGYGHNAMVAWRVPEERTDEVGAIFSARSEISHCYIRRTYPEWTYNFYTMIHGERPGHAQEVVAELEQIIGIDDNCVLRSLKELKKTSMVYFK is encoded by the coding sequence ATGGCTATACAATTCACCGAGACCGAGGAAAGGATACTCGCGCTGGCCGGGACTGATTTGCCGGACACCGAGCAGCCGTTCAAAACCATTGCCGAGACAGTGGGAGTGGACGAGCAGGATGTGCTCAATCTTTTGGCTGATCTCAAGGAGCGCAAGATTATTCGCCGCTTTGGAGCGACGCTCAGACACCAGCAGGCCGGATATGGTCACAATGCCATGGTGGCTTGGCGTGTGCCGGAAGAGCGGACAGACGAGGTCGGTGCAATCTTTTCGGCCCGATCCGAAATCTCCCATTGCTACATTCGGCGTACCTACCCGGAGTGGACGTATAATTTTTACACCATGATTCATGGTGAACGACCGGGCCATGCCCAGGAAGTGGTGGCCGAACTCGAGCAGATCATCGGTATTGATGACAACTGCGTCCTGCGGTCCCTGAAAGAACTGAAAAAAACCTCCATGGTCTATTTCAAATAA